Proteins encoded together in one Solanum lycopersicum chromosome 7, SLM_r2.1 window:
- the LOC112940663 gene encoding uncharacterized protein, with protein MNLARYSKEYSIESFLDFAYSYGDPHGEKIQCPCAKCCNILWNRRNVVYDHLICHGFIKGYTRWINHGEWDIKLNVDDDMDYSCDDIDGLLNDQFRDVAQAGGVYDGPNEDAKKFYSLLEEANQELYSGCIGFSKLSFTLRLYLLKCLHGWSNESFTSLLELLKEAIPELNIPQSYNKTKSMVKNLGLDYDKIDACPNDCMLFRNDHKEDEFCHTCGASRYIQAPKVDSELESSKKQHRVSAKTLRHFPLIPRLKRLFMCSKMADSLRWHEEKRSKDGKLRHPADGLAWKDFDRVHQDFTLDCRNVILGLSSDGFNPFRTMSISHSTWPVMLMIYNLPPWMCMKSEYSILSLLIPGPRSPGNDIDIYLQPLIDELKLLWDSGVETYDASRNETFQMRAALMWTISDFPAYAMLSGWSTKGKFACPCCNYGTNSRYLKHSRKMYYMDHRVFLPMDHPWRSNKRSFNGKTEFRPPPAPLKGIDVLNSLRDFENVFGKKKKRSNDGPWKKRSIFFELPYWQHNLLRHNLDVMHIEKNIVDSILGTLLDISGKTKDHAKARYDLKDMGIRKNLHPQDTEDSKRTKLTKACFSMKNGEKSIFCGVLKTAKLPDGSASNISRCVHLDERKVSNYKTHDAHFMLHYLLPIPIKSILPDHVAIPLIRLSSFFHRLCQKVITLEELDCLEVEIIETVNQLERIFPPSFFVIMIHLPIHLVNEVRLGGPVQNRWMYSTEREMGTFKSYIRNRRFPEGCIAETRVGIDCMNLFSKYLHRGVHTRFNRRARNNDECDPSDAEPVSLFSNKGVPLGAKKTDPIILDDKSLSQAHAYLLGNCDDVQEYIREHEQEVNNQSRRSKWRKAKNHCQNFSQWFETRALQEDVSDLIKQLSRGPNSVAKRYSGYLINGYRFHVRQRDTRRKTQNSGVTLIASTTSFASSKDKNPIAADLTYYGRIVDIVELNYYSHFKVVLFKCDWYEVEKDVYGLTYVYFNKRCSQEEPFVLASQVHQCFYVQDPYDQDKHYVMKTVPRDLFNMGDEVESNLPQSYENEPSEHSKGPSIPKDNGEVLLTRTDLPETIIDVPVEEFVNQQLEVEYEEEFEDEFEDESENEYEDEFSDALEDKTENEYEDEFDDEVESEEDTP; from the exons ATGAACTTAGCAAGGTATAGCAAAGAGTATAGCATTGAATCATTTCTAGATTTTGCTTACTCTTATGGAGATCCTCATGGAGAGAAAATTCAGTGTCCATGTGCGAAATGTTGTAATATTCTTTGGAACCGAAGGAATGTAGTGTATGATCATCTAATATGCCATGGATTCATTAAAGGCTATACTAGATGGATCAATCACGGGGAATGGGAtatcaagttgaatgttgatgatgatatggattACTCGTGTGATGATATTGATGGGTTgttgaatgatcaatttagaGATGTTGCACAGGCTGGAGGAGTTTATGATGGTCCAAATGAAGATGCCAAGAAATTCTATAGCTTACTTGAAGAGGCAAACCAAGAATTATATTCTGGTTGTATAGGTTTCTCTAAATTATCATTCACACTTCGcttatatttgttgaagtgtttacATGGATGGAGCAATGAATCATTCACTTCTCTTCTAGAGTTATTAAAAGAGGCGATTCCCGAGTTGAACATTCCTCAGTCTTACAATAAAACCAAGTCTATGGTTAAGAATCTTGGTCtggattatgataaaattgatgcatgtccaaatgattgcatgttgttCAGGAATGATCATAAGGAAGACGAATTTTGTCACACTTGTGGAGCTTCACGGTATATTCAAGCTCCTAAAGTTGATAGTGAGCTTGAGTCTTCAAAAAAGCAACATCGAGTTTCTGCAAAGACTTTGAGACACTTTCCATTAATTCCTAGACTCAAAAGGCTATTTATGTGCTCAAAGATGGCAGATTCGTTGAGGTGGCATGAAGAGAAACGTTCTAAAGATGGAAAGTTAAGGCATCCCGCTGATGGTCTAGCATGGAAAGACTTTGATAGGGTGCATCAAGATTTCACACTAGATTGTCGCAATGTGATACTTGGCTTGTCAAGTGATGGATTCAATCCATTTCGAACCATGAGTATATCACATAGCACATGGccagttatgttgatgatttataaTCTGCCGCCTTGGATGTGCATGAAATCTGAATATTCCATACTTTCTTTACTTATACCTGGACCACGATCACCTGGAAAtgacattgatatttacttacaaccattgatagacgagttaaaattattatgggaTTCTGGGGTTGAAACATATGATGCTTCCAGAAATGAAACTTTTCAAATGCGGGCAGCTCTTATGTGGACAATCAGTGATTTTCCTGCATATGCTATGTTATCTGGTTGGAGTACAAAAGGCAAGTTTGCTTGCCCTTGCTGTAACTATGGCACTAATTCTCGCTATCTTAAACATAGTCGAAAAATGTACTATATGGATCATCGTGTTTTTCTACCGATGGATCATCCATGGAGATCAAACAAAAGATCATTCAATGGAAAAACTGAATTTAGGCCTCCTCCAGCTCCTTTAAAGGGAATTGATGTTCTTAATAGCTTACGTgattttgaaaatgtgtttgggaaaaagaaaaagagatcaaATGATGGCCCATGGAAaaaaaggtcaattttttttgaattaccttACTGGCAGCATAACTTGTTACGTCACAACCTTGATGTAATGCACATAGAGAAGAACATAGTTGATAGCATACTTGGAACTCTTTTGGATATTTCAGGAAAAACAAAGGATCATGCAAAAGCACGGTATGATTTGAAAGATATGGGAATCAGGAAGAACCTTCATCCACAAGATACAGAAGATAGTAAGAGAACAAAGCTTACAAAGGCATGCTTCTCAATGAAAAATGGAGAGAAATCCATcttttgtggagttttaaagaCAGCCAAGCTACCTGATGGTAGTGCCTCAAATATATCTAGGTGTGTGCACTTGGATGAAAGAAAGGTGTCTAATTATAAAACCCATGATGCTCATTTCATGTTACATTACTTGCTTCCAATACCAATTAAAAGCATTCTTCCTGATCATGTGGCTATTCCTTTGATTCGTCTAAGTTCCTTCTTCCATCGTTTGTGCCAAAAAGTAATCACATTGGAGGAACTAGATTGCTTAGAAGTAGAGATCATAGAAACAGTAAATCAGTTGGAGCGAATTTTTCCTCCTTCATTTTTTGTTATCATGATTCATTTGCCTATTCATTTGGTGAATGAAGTGAGATTAGGCGGCCCAGTGCAAAATCGATGGATGTATTCCACTGAAAGAGAAATGGgtacattcaaatcatacattCGCAATAGGCGTTTTCCAGAAGGTTGCATAGCAGAGACACGAGTGGGAATAGATTGCATGAATTTATTCTCAAAATATCTGCATCGGGGTGTGCATACCAGATTTAATAGGAGAGCGCGAAATAATGATGAATGTGACCCAAGTGACGCAGAACCTGTGAGTTTGTTTTCTAACAAAGGAGTTCCTTTAGGAGCAAAGAAAACTGATCCAATCATTTTAGATGACAAGTCACTAAGTCAGGCACATGCATACTTATTGGGAAATTGTGACGATGTTCAAGAATATATTAG aGAGCATGAGCAAGAGGTTAATAATCAGTCACGAAGATCTAAATGGAGAAAAGCAAAGAATCATTGTCAAAACTTCTCTCAATGGTTTGAAACTCGTGCTTTGCAAGAGGATGTGTCTGATTTGATAAAACAATTATCTAGAGGACCAAATTCTGTTGCGAAAAGATATTCTGGGTATCTCATAAATGGATATAGATTCCATGTTAGGCAGCGTGATACAAGGCGTAAAACACAAAATAGTGGTGTTACACTAATTGCCTCAACTACAAGCTTTGCAAGttcaaaggataaaaatccgATTGCTGCAGATTTGACTTATTATGGTAGAATagttgatattgttgaattaaaCTATTACAGCCATTTTAAGGTTGTTTTATTTAAgtgtgattggtatgaggttgaAAAAGATGTTTATGGCCTTACTTATGTCTATTTTAACAAGAGATGTTCCCAGGAAGAGCCTTTTGTGCTTGCATCTCAAGTACACCAATGCTTCTATGTGCAAGATCCATATGATCAAGATAAACATTATGTTATGAAGACTGTTCCAAGAGACCTGTTTAACATGGGTGATGAAGTTGAATCTAATCTCCCACAAAGTTATGAAAATGAGCCATCTGAACATTCGAAGGGTCCATCTATACCAAAAGATAATGGTGAAGTACTCTTAACAAGGACTGATTTACCAGAAACAATCATTGATGTGCCTGTGGAGGAATTTGTCAATCAACAACTTGAAGTCGAGTATGAAGAAGAGTTTGAAGATGAGTTCGAAGATGAGTCtgaaaatgagtatgaagatgAGTTTTCAGATGCGCTTGAAGACAAGACtgaaaatgagtatgaagatgAGTTTGATGATGAAGTCGAGTCTGAAGAAGACACACCATGA